Proteins co-encoded in one Cyprinus carpio isolate SPL01 chromosome B5, ASM1834038v1, whole genome shotgun sequence genomic window:
- the LOC109050790 gene encoding isotocin-neurophysin IT 1-like: MSGGLLSVVGLLCLLSVCSACYISNCPIGGKRAVQDWPSRQCMSCGPVDRGRCFGPSICCGEGIGCLVGSPETLRCLEEDFLPSPCEAPGKACGYEGRCAASGVCCDSEGCSMDQSCVDGDADGPAGSTQDLLLKLLHLSNHAHPRLHQ; encoded by the exons ATGTCTGGAGGTCTGCTCTCAGTGGTCGGTCTGCTGTGTCTGCTGTCCGTTTGCTCGGCCTGTTACATCTCTAACTGCCCCATTGGAGGAAAACGAGCCGTACAGGATTGGCCATCTCGACAG TGCATGTCATGTGGTCCTGTCGATCGTGGTCGGTGTTTTGGTCCCAGTATCTGCTGTGGTGAAGGTATCGGCTGCTTGGTTGGCTCTCCAGAAACACTCCGCTGTCTGGAAGAAGATTTTCTTCCTTCTCCATGTGAAGCACCTGGAAAAGCTTGCGGTTATGAGGGACGCTGTGCTGCTTCCGGGGTCTGCTGTGACTCAG AGGGCTGCAGTATGGATCAGTCGTGTGTGGATGGAGACGCTGACGGTCCAGCCGGCAGCACCCAAGATCTTCTGCTAAAGCTGCTACACCTCTCAAACCACGCCCACCCCAGACTCCACCAATGA
- the LOC109079359 gene encoding fatty acid binding protein 1-A, liver-like isoform X1 codes for MKQTLIEHRCSENRLSKPNTAFLQSLSPGPDLKKLTLLMDFSGKYQLESHENFEAFMKAVGLPDDEIEKGKDIKSISEIHQDGKDFKVTVTAGTKVVLYSFTVGEECELETFTGEKAKSVVHMDGNKLRVCVKGIESLTELNGDTIINVRLNTIIIITFIIITFIIITFITVQHLKLNPVSFQVLTFDGIVYKRFSIRIS; via the exons ATGAAACAAACCCTCATTGAGCACAGATGCAGTGAAAACCGTCTGTCCAAGCCCAACACGGCATTTCTGCAGAGTCTCTCTCCTGGACCGGATCTGAAGAAACTGACG CTGCTGATGGATTTCTCTGGGAAATACCAGCTGGAGTCTCACGAGAACTTCGAGGCCTTCATGAAGGCCGTTG GGCTGCCGGATGATGAGATCGAGAAAGGCAAAGACATCAAGAGCATCTCAGAGATCCATCAGGACGGAAAGGACTTTAAAGTGACTGTGACGGCGGGAACCAAAGTGGTCCTGTACTCGTTTACTGTGGGAGAAGAGTGTGAACTGGAGACCTTCACTGGAGAAAAAGCTAAA agtgtggTTCACATGGACGGGAATAAGCTGAGGGTGTGTGTGAAGGGGATCGAGTCTCTGACAGAGCTGAACGGAGACACCATCATTAACGTAAGACtgaacaccatcatcatcatcaccttcatcatcatcaccttcatcatcatcaccttCATCACTGTACAGCACCTGAAGCTCAATCCCGTGTCGTTTCAGGTCCTCACCTTCGACGGCATCGTCTACAAGCGGTTCAGCATACGCATCTCCTGA
- the LOC109079359 gene encoding fatty acid binding protein 1-A, liver-like isoform X2 translates to MKQTLIEHRCSENRLSKPNTAFLQSLSPGPDLKKLTLLMDFSGKYQLESHENFEAFMKAVGLPDDEIEKGKDIKSISEIHQDGKDFKVTVTAGTKVVLYSFTVGEECELETFTGEKAKSVVHMDGNKLRVCVKGIESLTELNGDTIINVLTFDGIVYKRFSIRIS, encoded by the exons ATGAAACAAACCCTCATTGAGCACAGATGCAGTGAAAACCGTCTGTCCAAGCCCAACACGGCATTTCTGCAGAGTCTCTCTCCTGGACCGGATCTGAAGAAACTGACG CTGCTGATGGATTTCTCTGGGAAATACCAGCTGGAGTCTCACGAGAACTTCGAGGCCTTCATGAAGGCCGTTG GGCTGCCGGATGATGAGATCGAGAAAGGCAAAGACATCAAGAGCATCTCAGAGATCCATCAGGACGGAAAGGACTTTAAAGTGACTGTGACGGCGGGAACCAAAGTGGTCCTGTACTCGTTTACTGTGGGAGAAGAGTGTGAACTGGAGACCTTCACTGGAGAAAAAGCTAAA agtgtggTTCACATGGACGGGAATAAGCTGAGGGTGTGTGTGAAGGGGATCGAGTCTCTGACAGAGCTGAACGGAGACACCATCATTAAC GTCCTCACCTTCGACGGCATCGTCTACAAGCGGTTCAGCATACGCATCTCCTGA